CGAGGAACTCGAAGAGGATACCGGCAGTCGGCGCAACGTACAGGAAGCCGCCCTCGCGGTAAAAAAGGTCCGGGCGCTGCTCGCCGCGGGGGTAGAAGCGTCCCAAATCGGTGTGATTACACCGTATCGGGCACAAGTTCGATTATTGCGCGAACGTATCGGCGACGTGCCGGGTCTGGAGATCGATAGCGTGGACGGCTTCCAGGGGCGCGAGAAGGAAGCGATCGTCGTTTCGCTCGTGCGGTCCAACAACGAGGGCGAAATCGGCTTCCTGGCGGACACGCGGCGCACGAACGTCGCTCTCACTCGCGCGCGGCGCAAGTTACTCGTCATCGGCGACAGCGCGACCCTCGCGAACGACCCGTTCTACCAGCGAATGCTGACGTACTTTGAAGAGATCGGTGCATCGAGCAGCGTGTGGGAAGAGATGGATTGACGCTCCTCACCGCGCCGAAAAAACAAACGGACAACGACATGCCGCAGCCAATGGACCGGGACATCGCACACACGGCTCTGTGTCTCGCCGAACCGCCCTACCTGAAACACTTCGCGCAGGGGCGGTTCCGCGAGTGGAACGGTGTCTCGTTCGTGGCGAGTGTGCTACCCGGTCCCGGATTCAACTTTGCCTCTGTGTTGCACCGCGCCGCGCCGGCGCTGGACGAACTCCTCCTGGTTGCACGCGAATTCTTTACGGGCTGCGAACAGGGGTGGGGGATTCTCGTCGAGGGTGATGCCGGGCACCCGATGGAAGCCGAGTTACTCGCACGCGGATGGGCCGTGGCCGAAGACGAACCCGCCTACGTGCTGAAGGAAATTGACGCGGGTGCCGGCGGGGGGCCGGAGTTGGTCGTTCGCCTCGCTCAGGCCGAGGTTGACGCCACGGCG
The Gemmata palustris DNA segment above includes these coding regions:
- a CDS encoding GNAT family N-acetyltransferase, giving the protein MTLLTAPKKQTDNDMPQPMDRDIAHTALCLAEPPYLKHFAQGRFREWNGVSFVASVLPGPGFNFASVLHRAAPALDELLLVAREFFTGCEQGWGILVEGDAGHPMEAELLARGWAVAEDEPAYVLKEIDAGAGGGPELVVRLAQAEVDATAYKTITSAAFQAPPEMADLMVPSLEFALDPDIALFIGSVDGVDVTAAGYSRIGTTAVLWGVATLEEYRGRRYGEAVSRAALVHAATRGCTNATLRSGPKSIPVYERIGFRYVCQHRTYAAPAEA